TACAAGCTCAACCACCACCCGTGTTAGCATCGCCACCACAACAATTTATACATGTGCCACCACAGCAACCTGTTTTTACACCACAACATGCTGTTTTTGTGTCTCCAGTACCGAATAATACTCCAGCACCAGCAAATCCCGTTCAACCAACACCTGATGCCACGCAACAACCTAACGTTGCTATAGCAGTTGCGACAGCTCATGCTGCTGCACCAGTGGCAACGATTTTATTACCTCCTTATCCGTTCGGATTCCCACCTGGTTTTGGGTACATACAACCAGAGCAACCTGTTAATGTTCCTGAAGAGAAACCGAAAGAAACGACAACTCCTGTACCAACAACACGAATAACGGAAGCCACCACGACTGTGAGGGATTCGGAAACGACGCCTGTTCCGTCGAACAGTGACAATAGTTTTGTACAAGCTTTACCTTCGAACGAAAATGTCAATTTTAAGCAATACGGACTGCCTTTACCACAACCTCAACTTCCGCAGTTCCAAGGATGTAAGCGTTGTAACGGAGTTTTACCACAACGACAACCTTTGCCACAAGCAGAAGCAACAGGACAATCGTCGAGTACTACTACCCCTGTACGACCCTGGCCACAACAACCAAAGACACAAGGCTGGTCGCAACACGTGCATTACCCTATCAAGGATGCACCCCAGAAACTTAAGACGTCAGTCGAAGTGGTACCCATCCCTCTGGCATACATAGCGCCACCACCGGCTACAAGACAACAGCCACACCgtcacattaaaataataaaacacatataCGGCTTCGCAGCGGAGCCTagttcgaaagtcataataagaGAAGTTCCAACGTCTTTGAGGATACGTCAAGTCAAGAGACCGGCACACACGTACGGGCACAAAGCTGCCATCGCCACGAGAAGTGTTCTTTCACAAAACCAAAAACCTTTGAACAAGAATGCCGAACCGACTACTTTTAGACCGCTATCGGGAACACATCAAAAACCACCAAAGGTTTAGTCCATTTTACTTTTAGAGCAATTGTTATCACCTGTTAACTATAAGCACAATGTACATAATAGTTCAGCTAAGTTTAAGTAAtgtattagaataaaaaaaagaaaacatgataattgtttgtgtttatgtaaataaattacttaacaaAAATCTAAATCTGTATCGTGTGGGTTTTGCTTTTGCGTCAAGACTAATTTATTGTTAAGCAGAAACGAGACAAAATCTGGGTAGCTAATAGGTATAATGTATAGGTACTGTGTCGTAACCCACGCCTTTATTATACAATGCCTACGAGCTGAGTCAATTGCGCGTTATAGGACACATTATCTAAAACGGAACGTATAAGCACTGCTTAAATATTTTCGTTGTGGTAAATATCACGGAGTGGTGCCTTTAAGGCTAGAACTACATGAAGagaaacaattttaaatgtgaAATCAGTGAAAAGTACTTAAAGATTTCagataaaaatcataaaattacaaacgtacTTAAAAATGATTCATTTCAATAGTCCGTGTTAGTATTTCACTAATTAGCAGCTAATTGTAATTTGAGGGTACTCACCCCATCTTAAATGTTTCATGAtaggtttgtttgtattaatttgTTCCGACTTGAAGAGTTCTCACTTatgtaattgagactttgacATCAAGATGAGCGAGGAAATTCATGTTATTATTTCAATGAGTTCGCCTAACTACTCAAAACTAATTTGGTTGTGAGCTCTTACACCCatttaatgtgatttttttcttctaatagTACCTTTAGTACTTATTTCTGCTTCGAGTGAAACTTGTCATGTATAAACACGATGACGTGTGGTCATTTTTGGGCGGAAAGAAATCTCTGATGAGCATTGTAGCCAAGTTGCTCTGCTATTTTTTGGGACGACTTTGCCGGCTCCGTACATGCAGACGCCACCGCAGTGAGGGTATGTTCCGTACCCACGTCGAATACACAGAAAATGTTTTATAGTGTGAAACTTGATTTTAGGAATCGTTATATTTTAGATTACAttaaaatactggtggtagaaggtcttgtgagtccgaaagGCTAGGTACCTAGGCCTAAttccaccctgcctaattctaaAATCTTCAATTGTATTTACCTTTGTACTAAAATATCGAACTTTACATTTCTGAAACGTTATTCAAGCTGAATTTGACACATACTACTCGTAGTATAATCTCAGTTAGGTgtcatttaaatgtattattaaactagcgacccgccttcgcttcgcttcggaaacattaaattttattattaatagctgagtcccgcgatgttcacccgcggttattgtcgtaccgcgggtgaagccgcggggcgaagctaatctaaaaaaagtagcctaaggtACTCCTTATATAATcaactacctatcagtgaaagtcccgtcaaaatcccagccgttccagagattagccggaacaaacagacagacaaaaattgtaaaaaatgttattttggtgtatgtaccgtctATATATTCAtaatgcatgtagtaaaaagaggctatttcaatattacaaacagacactccaatcttatttatatgtatagatgaaaCCTTCACAGCGATTACAACGGTCAGTCTGCAAAATAAGACACGTTTCACGTAGATTTTGTGTCCGCCGGCATAAATGATGGAGCATTGTAATGCTAATATAACAATATACCCACTGGCATTCTTGctgaataaaatttgaattttttatttctaccggTTTCAGTTTTTGCAAAAAGTCTCTAAAgctataaattgaaaaataaagcaagagaagtgcttcgcagaatctaccaccggatcggaatcgcgacccactaaaaatatccagcgagaaactcagtgggtgttTCGTCTCTGTACTGTTGACAAGAATTCGTTATCTGAAGGAAATCCTTCGATTCGATCGATTCAGGTCATGCTtaccataaaaatacattttcataaaAACTGAGCTTACAAGTAAAAATTTATGTCTGTTAGATAAGGGAACGTGgttctaatctatatatataaaaatgaattgctgttcgttagttagaacggctggaccgatttggctaattttggtcttgaattatttgtagaaatccagagaaggtttaaaaggtagataaatatgaaattgctcggaattaaatataaataacaattttgtttttcatttttttgttttaagtttattttatgcaaaagtttaggtcttttatttatcgattgaggcattacgaagtctgccgggtcagctaggttataataaaagaaatgcttgcaaaagaaaaaatctaaaagaaaaagaaaaggaaaGGAGAAAAGCTTtgtaaaaggaaaacaaaaatacgAATTGAAACCAATAGATGTGCGTTGCATTTATTGCTTCGTCTACATGGGCTGATCAGGTAACCGTCCTTCCTATAGCTTTTAGTGTAGCCCATAAACATCAGGTCagatttttagttaaattgCTCCTTTCTTCATTTGAATCCATTAAATTTAACTAATTGTAATTGAGCCCATTATTGCTGTTGTAAAGTGTTGTAAGCGTAATGTTTCACCATGCTTATTAGAAGCAGAAGGAAGCAAACCAAATAATATTTGAGGGGTGAcatagtggtttttttttatacaatcgaGACATATGTATAATGTATATAGGTcttatgagtcgactattatcaaagccggcaatgtaacttttggacaattattggtaaatcagaaaaacgaattattgactttataTTCCATTGGcaatcacaaaactcttctgaacatcttagataaataacaggttaagtaccTATTAACcattatttaatgcaggttttgaaccgtattctttgaaggagacgattatattcaaatcaatctgtattgacatatcaataattttttttgtccaaatgcacagattgccacctttgttAATAGACGACTCTTATATCTCATGTCTGTGGCTCCAGTATCCATTTAACACTATGCCACGAATTCATTCTCTagtcaatgcaataaaaaactagAAAAAAGATCATGTTATGAAAAGAAAACTCCACCAGTAATACCAGGGGGACCAAACTCCTTGATACTCAgatccatttttttaaatttgaaattattctGCAGCCGCaattaaatacgtaataaaaagtatgcaaaaattaatttttttacaaatttatataTGTTGCAAACATATACATAAAAGTACAAATTAtgtgtttaaaaaatttaaatattaataattaaacaaacttATTTTACTTGTTTTGATAATTCTTTAAAATTCGGTGACTGATTGGTAATAATTGGTGACATCACTTCTCAGTAATTCTTTCAGGTTTTGTATTGAATTATTGATTTTGAAACACATATggaacgctaatattttttttaaatataataacacaaaaattaaaacGGAAACTCGAATACATTTATCGAGAGtcacaaataatatttcaaagagCCGCAGGTAGTCCTTCCTGCTCTGTACATTACTGCTTTTTTTCTTTGACACTTTGACCTGATGTCATACCGTGACGGCATCCGCGTTTTAATATTGATAAGCTCCGGTAGCAGCTTTAAAACTATGTGGGAAATggtttaaaattgtaaattgctAAATAAAGCCGGAATAATAGATTTActtatcttaatattattattatgatcacttttcaaacgaggcttgtggagagtacataacgatgggcagcggcttggctctgccattGCTGTAGtcatttacataatttatgtGAATTACAGAAATGAACTAAAcacaaaactaaaatataccataactagctgacccagcagactacATAATGCCttaatcgacaaataaaagacccaaacttttgtataaaataaacttaaaacaaacaaaaggaaccctctgacgggggacacatcaaagggaaaacaaaattgttatttttatttaattccgagcattttcatatttatctaccttttaaaccttctctggacttgcccaaataattcaagaccaaaattagccaaatcggtccagccgttctcgagttttagcgagcaatacatttttatgtatatagatatattgatgattaataatgatttagcgtatcaaaaaatttaatcaaaacctttttataatacactagcgacccgccctcgcttcgcttcggaaacattaaaacacacatgaaacaaaaaaaaataatattaaaaaaaaattaaaaaaacattaaaaaaagtagcctatgttcatcagggacaatgtcggctactaatggaaaaagaatttttcaaatcggtccagtagtttcggagcctattcgaaacaaacaaacaacaaatctttcctctttataatattagtatagatttgaacACTTGAAcaatgaatataattatttcgATCGCAATGTGATAGCTGTTTATTGCCAAAAAACTAGCCGAGCTAACCATTTGCGTGTGTCCAGTACATTGGATGTTACGTGCGCCCCCGTTCGTGATCGGAGTCTCGAGACGTTGCATGCCTCTGACGAAACTCAATACAAGGTGAATCTTACACCGCCAGAGTATAAAAGGTAATGTCACCAAACATTGGACATCACTCGCATCTTCTGTTCACTCAGAACGAACAACACAAACTTACAAAAATGTACAAAAtcgtaagtaatttttttatttagcattATTTTCCTCTAAAATATCTATTACTTAAATTTGTTGATCGAATACAATACTCATTGAGTTTTCCTATacttaaacataatttaaatcaaGTTTTCTTTACGGATACAGGTATTTTTCCTCGCCACCGTCGCATTGGCGTCAGCCAAACCCAGCGCCATCGTGGCAGCTCCAGCACCTCTGGTGGCAGCTTCAGCGCCTCTGTTAGCGGCCCCAGCACCCCTTGTAGCAGCCCCCGCTCCGGTCGTCACTGCCACAAGCTCCCAGTACGTTTCTAGAAACTTCAACGGTCTAGTTGCTGCCGCTGCTCCTTTGGTAGCTGCCCCTGCTTCATACAGCTTCGCTCCAGCTGCCAGACTAGTAGCCCCAGCGGCAGCACCGTACGTAGCTGCAGCTGCTCCGGTTGTTCCTACATACGCTCGCTACGCAGCTCCTTATGCAGCATCGCCGTATATTGCGGCTTCTGCTCCTTACATCGCAGCACCCTATGCTTCTGCTCCTTACATCGCAGCACCCTATGCTTCTGCTCCATTCGTCGCCCTCAAGTGAAAGAACTGAACAAACCTAGACCATATCTaatccaataaaacaattttgtactgattaattattattttttatttatccatcataatttaattatatttttgaaaagtAGAAAAATaagggtgtgtgtgtgtgtgcaagtcacacacggtagaagtgaaacttataaataagatatagatatattgaCTATCCTgctacacaggagcatacatatggacaatgtttagtagacgatagtggggatgctacgaagtcgcacaaagaggagaccgagaacgtctaatgtgttctatctcattctctctccGGCTGAATCCtacacatttatgtgtttgtatctctttggacttattttttcgttacatcaagtttgaaatcacaacgattgtaaagaagtttcacttcaaaaaatcgaAACACCAATGACGCATGAAATTATTTGTTTACAATTAGTTACAAACCACATTTCAAGGAAGTTTTCAAGTGGACCTTGGCAGAAGTAATTCGTCATGCGAACAAACAAGCGTTTTACATAAAGAAGCCGTATTACTCGAAATGGACACAATGAAAATTAGGCTGGTCTATTTCTGTCTTCAATACCCATCTACACAAAGATCGCTGCCGAATCAATGTGTGACGCGTAATCCAGGACAATTAAAACATGTACTCTATTAATGAAATTTACGTAACGTTATTGCTTATACGAAACAATAAATGAATTATACTCACTTAACATAATCGTTGAAATATGCACAATTAAACTGTTATACCTTGAGTTAACCTGCGTTCTATGTTTTCATTTCAATGTAATTACATCGACAAATACGTATTTACTTTATAAAGTAGATGTAAATAGTTACTTGCAaactatttaaattgaattcgaaacgtcaaatcaatataaaatatgataaaatgaaaaataaatttaagagaGAACTGATTTGGATTGCAATACAGTGCGAGCTTCTCTTGAATATGGCTTGAAACAAACTTTCGACCTTTAATATCTGAAAAACTTCCCAGTGTCACTCACACTGAATTTAACTTAATTCAATCCATTGAAGAGATTTTTGTAAGTTTGTTCCGTGCTCTGAGGGTTAAAGAGATTCCCCTCATCTCTATCCTACCATCACAGCCACTATCTGACCTAGAAATTGCCACACTTCCTCAATAGTATGACTCGAGAGATGAATAATTATTTATGGGAGACTAAAAGGGTATTGTTTGAACCTACCGATGTTTTTCTCCAAAAAGGACCGAGCGCACGTATTACAGctcaacaaatattcaagaGTTACGAGAGACAGAAATGCTATCGCCCACTGAGAGACGAAACCGCATTTTAATTCGCTAATTAGTTATAAAAGTTCGCTCTGTGATCGtcgtattctttttttattcttttattggttagatgggtggacgaactcacagcccacctgatgttaagtggttactggagcccatggacatctacgacgtaaatgcgccacccaccttgagatataagttctaagatctcagtatagttacaacggctgccccacccttcaaaccgaaacgcattactgcttcacggcagaaataggcagggcggtggtacctacccgcgcggactcacaagaggtcctaccaccagtaatcacggcagaaatagacagggcggtggtacctacccgcgcggactcacaagaggtcctaccaccagtaaaaacaataatattattcctGAACAGCTAAAATAGAATCCGCATATCTCTTTTGAAATTGGGTTCAAAATAACACCAATCCCCTTATTATGGGTATTGAAAATGGCTGAACAAATTTCCATCAATCATACttgaaagaaaaacatttttttcgacTAAAAGTGATATTGAAACGGGTCTAAGCGTTTTGAACACGCTCTGTCGTACAATAGAATCACATCTGTGAGTTTTTTTATTCGAAAACAAACTTTTTTATAGCGAAATCGTGAAATAAACATGCCGAAAATAGTATCTTACTCGGATAGCATGACTTAAAaactcataaatatatacaatatcGTTTAAAAAGGTGACACCGTTTCGAACTATAACAAGGTAGCATCATTATTTGTTACAACGAATcgtttaaaaatttcaaaaaacattGAAAGTGAAAATGTTTTTAGTAACTTGaagttttgatttatttaatgctTAGTCGAGTAAACCAGTTCACAGGCTACCAGACGTGAAGTtattactggagcacatagacatcaataacggAAATGTCGGCGCCCACCTTGCGAcaaaagttctaagtctcagttcggTAGTAAAACAGGTGGTTGTCCCAGGCGACAAGCCTGAACATATTAGGGTttggcggcagaaataggcaggatagtgacACTTAGCCATGAGAGCTCACAAGATACTGTACTACTAGCCCTACGACGTAAAATGCACCTTCTTATACCTAAAATGCACAAAGACAAAGTTAAACAATGAAACAACGTTAATTCCTCAATATGTCTCCAATGTAGTCATTTTTTGcaagaaaacattgtttttttctactacacaaaacatttataatttcaGTATGCTTCAGTttgtactgttacgcgctgagcttcgggataaataaatgttccaccaaagtacaacttaaaactgtatttatcagttacaacacttaaaacactcaacagaCACTTTAacattctcaattcacttcttccgcttcgtttcaggtgatccgttcgctgttttgcttcgagtagctccgattactaactgactggtgccatctctgcaacgcttttatagtcgatacgacatccctagaattatcgagaatattccacaaaagtcgagtattgtgtatTTCCGGtacctgacaatagatggcattgtacttatcgagcgttctagatgcttcGATATTTGTTCGGCTATTCCGCGATAGATGGCGTAACAGTACTTTGATATacgcattttaaaaatattaagctaATTCAAAATTATCGACTATTGCCTTCATAAAATCGTTTAAACTTTGTGCTCAGTTATCGATTGCAGCAGGTATTTCTTCAAAATGCGCTACTGCCAATCTTATTTAATGTTCTAGGAACTCCAATTCATCAAGGTTAGAAGCGAAGAAGGAATCATAAAGCACACAAGTTAAACAGCGACTTCGCTTAAATCCAATCTTTTTATTATCGGTTAAATAACAACTAGTGCATCTCTCTTTTACCTCATAAGGTAAAAGGTAAAAGTCATATTGTAAAATGGGCGATATGGCTCCGGCTGCTATATCTACTTAATTGATAAATACTTTGTTTTCGAACAGGATtctttaattgttttcttctcTACTATGTTGGCCATTCAGCACGAAAACTATGTGGACCGTCAGTCTTTTACTGACACAGATAGTCTCATTATattgataagacgtccggtgcattcttgttgagcgatgcaccggtgttcgaaactCAGGCGGGtatcattttttctaatgaaatacgtactcacaaatattcatgattgactttcacggtgaaggaatagcatcgcttaataaaaatcaaacccgcaaatttttatttgcgtaattactggtggtaggacgtcttgtgagtccgcgcgggtaggtaccaccactctacctatttctgccgtgaagcaataatgcgtttcggtttgaaggaaggggcagccgatgtaactatactgagaccttagcactgatatctcaaggtgggtggcgcatttacgtcgtagatgtttatgggctccagtaaccacttaacactaggtgcgctgtgagctcgtccacccatctaagcaataaaagaaaataaaaaaacataaattcaatcatatcatttcattgtaaaaaaatatgaaaatcattaagagcaataataaaagatatttagtaaaatattgGAAGATATTAGACAACATTTTTCGACTGATAGCACTCCGCCCATATGCTGCCTTCGCTGTTGAAGTAATTTGTTCGCGATCCAAACGTTTACTGCATACGTAATTTAATCGTGACGTCCCCAAGTAATTACGAGTCGATTCAAATACGGTTATATTTTGCTTACTATAATAGAATGAGGACATCCTTCATGCATGAACTGATTTGAGTCATGTATTTAGGTCATTTACATAATACGATCAAAGTAAAATAACTAatgtgatatttaattttatcctgGATCATGTTTTCGAATACGTAGATGTCTGATGTAATGattctataataaaaataaatccattTATCCTTTACACTCTTTAAAGAAACCTAGATTGCTATAAATAATAGCATAAAATTGATACGACCCAAGAATATACCAAATGTAGTGTCTGCGTAAAAATTACGATCCTTTACCACCTTTAGTCTTCTTTATTTGAAAATGTAATAGAGAGGTATATTTGTGATATATGATAAATTTACATACAGAAAAATTGGCAATGAAACTGACATAGGTAATCAAAACAATTGCAAATCGATGTTGAAACTTTGGTTACCTGGTTATGACAACATTTAATAACAACGCATATGGACGTGCGTAACCATAATATTTTGATGAAAATCACGTATTACCAAAGGCCCTGAACAAGTTACTTGTAGTTTATTTTACTTCAAGGATATGCGAATTTCGCGACTTGGCCGTAGACATAAAAATGGCTTTGATTGAAAGCGCCTTGAAACGAAACTTGATTAGTTTTAACTTGTATGGCTATTGGATTATGTAGAAAGCGTCATGTGGATAATTTTCGCGGCCTTGGCGTTTGATTTCGAATTAGGAAATGATCCCTCTGTTAGGTAACTaagattatataatatgttcTTTAGCTGtggattttaattgttttaattaatgtatataTAGTAAAGGCTCAATAAGGACCACAATATTTGGTcactattaaataataataaaaacaactatatcagtttttattgtaacagttgTAGGATCAGACTCGTAATAGTTTTGGTTTTTCAAGTGCTTAGCTACAATTCCAGGCAACTTAGACGGAAATagtaaatatcaattttacttCACTAAGAAATGGGTTTTTAAACACATTTAAAGTTAATCATAATGtagaaaaactttttaaataatatttaaagaaataaactaaatttatttgaattccAAGAAGGCTGGACCACCACTGCAAACACTCTtggattttttaattgatacttATATTGTATAACACTTCTATGAACGGGCAGTCGTATGACAAATTCGGCAATCGGCAGCGTCCGTGTTGACAGCTAATTTAGCATGCGCATGTCCTGCCGAAGGAAAGTGAAACTAAGTACGACTTACATAGACGTAATGCTTGCAACAGTATGAACTATATAACCTGTGTGACACACTGATCCTAGCACTTCGACTTTGATAACCGACTAATCAAGTCGCAAAAAATAAATCACAATGACTGTACTAAGACTAGTAAGTTTCCTGAATTTAACGGTATTGCAAATTGATGTAACTAATTTCTCGTCGCTTAAGGATAACACATAATTATTTGACGTAAATTAATTTTCAGATCGTTTCCACCATCCTCATCATAGAGGGTTGTAAAGCAAGCGGCATAGGACACATAGTGCCGGCAGTCAGATCGTACCCTATTGTACGATATGCTCCATTCTACAATTTTCCTGGAGCGCGTTCTATTCATGCAGTAGCACCTGCCATAGCTCCAGCGCCATTTGTTCCAGCACCATTGCCAGCTCCGCTGTTTCCAGCGCCGTTGCCGGCTCCTGTATTACCAGCCCCATTACCGGCTCGCCTGTTGCCTGCTCCCGTATTCCCCGCACCAACCTTACCTGCAGGAATTCCAGCACCAATTTTCCCTGCTCCTGCACCAGCTTTGGCTCCAGCTTATGCTCCAGCTCCATTTTATAACTCCGTATTACCTAAATTCGCACCCGCAGTACCTGCCTTACCCGCCCCTGTTTTTACTAGAGCATTACCAGCACTACCCGCAGTGCCATTTGCGCCTATTGTGAGACCTGTGGCATTGCCAGCTCCTGCTGTACCCGCCCCTCTTTTTGCACCAGCTCCTGCTCCTATAGCAGTAGCAAAGGCACTTCCATATGGATTCCACCAGTATGCCCATTTAGCGCCTGTTATAAAACAAGCGTGGAAATGATTTAGTATTATAGAAACTTAGTCAATCATTGTTATAGTAGTTGTTAAATGTGTGTTAGTgttaagattattttatacattttgtaaataaaatacaataatttagaggctatgtattatttaaatcaCAATACATGCTAACGAAATGAATCCACCATAATAAGTGCAAAACCAAATTGAAAGACCAAAATTTTAAGACTATTTTTCTAACACAGAGGATATATAAAGCAGATGTTCCTAACACTCACCTCAACTTGCAATGATCATAACCGTTCATGAATGAACAATACTTGACGAACTGTggattaatgtaatttataatagtAATTGTTACTTAGTTGACAAAACTGATTTTCTGCTATGTCTCCAAGTAAATCCATGTTAATGCGATCCGCGTGTAAACTTCAATATGAATCGAATAACAAAGATACACCTTTAAGGTACAACAGTTTAAAAGAAGTAGCTTTACAGAAAAACATTTAGCGTAAAGAAAAAGTTGATTAACGATGAAACGCTAAAGACCCAATTTTAGATAAATTTAGGTTATAGGTCTCTGAGTGTGGCCGTTATTctgtatatataataacattaagTTTCATTTACAGTACAAGCAGATTCAAATAACATAGGACCCTGATTGAAATGATCTTACGTCAAA
The sequence above is drawn from the Bombyx mori chromosome 11, ASM3026992v2 genome and encodes:
- the CPH22 gene encoding cuticular protein hypothetical 22 precursor, producing MLHQVIIALAVFTYVDGSGIGHAPATGPVVTSASSQYFERTFNRLVAAPPQVLVPAPAPPPPAVVPVPQPNQVFIPAPAPPPVVLQAQPPPVLASPPQQFIHVPPQQPVFTPQHAVFVSPVPNNTPAPANPVQPTPDATQQPNVAIAVATAHAAAPVATILLPPYPFGFPPGFGYIQPEQPVNVPEEKPKETTTPVPTTRITEATTTVRDSETTPVPSNSDNSFVQALPSNENVNFKQYGLPLPQPQLPQFQGCKRCNGVLPQRQPLPQAEATGQSSSTTTPVRPWPQQPKTQGWSQHVHYPIKDAPQKLKTSVEVVPIPLAYIAPPPATRQQPHRHIKIIKHIYGFAAEPSSKVIIREVPTSLRIRQVKRPAHTYGHKAAIATRSVLSQNQKPLNKNAEPTTFRPLSGTHQKPPKV
- the CPH20 gene encoding cuticular protein hypothetical 20 precursor yields the protein MTVLRLIVSTILIIEGCKASGIGHIVPAVRSYPIVRYAPFYNFPGARSIHAVAPAIAPAPFVPAPLPAPLFPAPLPAPVLPAPLPARLLPAPVFPAPTLPAGIPAPIFPAPAPALAPAYAPAPFYNSVLPKFAPAVPALPAPVFTRALPALPAVPFAPIVRPVALPAPAVPAPLFAPAPAPIAVAKALPYGFHQYAHLAPVIKQAWK
- the CPH21 gene encoding cuticular protein hypothetical 21 precursor, with the translated sequence MYKIVFFLATVALASAKPSAIVAAPAPLVAASAPLLAAPAPLVAAPAPVVTATSSQYVSRNFNGLVAAAAPLVAAPASYSFAPAARLVAPAAAPYVAAAAPVVPTYARYAAPYAASPYIAASAPYIAAPYASAPYIAAPYASAPFVALK